The genomic segment CCCACTGCAAACCCTCCCAACTGAAATGGGATACAGGGGTGGTTATAGTGGTGGGAAAACCACTGCTCACAAGCAGAGGTAATCCAGCATGTCACAGCAACAGGAAGCTGCTGGGTGAAGTCAGCTGCAGGCACCTAcagtgggcacagggcagcGGAGCTGTGCACATCTGCTCACCTGTGCACAGGTTAAAGTGccagtttctgcagcagcagtttcctCCAGGGGAGGAAAGAGCTGGTCTGTGACCTGCTGTGCTTTGGCCAGGCCAGGCAATGCTGTCCCACACCAGGGCACTGCCTGCTCCACCATCGAACACCTGAAACCCAAGGGTTGTGTGGCACAGCTGACCTTAACCCTTCTGGCCACCAAGCTGTTCATcagtgcccaggagcagcagtaCAGGATGGTTCAGAGCTCAGGGGAGTTGCAAATGCCCTGGCATGGCctgacagcacaggcagggtgGAGGGAGCTCTGCCTCACTGCAAAGCTTCACCAGACACTGCCAGGCAGCTCATGCAGACAGGGAGTGGTTTTATTGCTCCCATCCACTTGCAACACAGActgaatttattattattattttaaagcagcatAATATCAAAGCAATCCCACAAAGCCTTAGAGCTTCTCCCAGCAGTTAAATTTGCCCTGGTGTATGCAAGCCTACATGCCCCCGGGGCCCTGCAGCTGGACCTGCCCCAGCAGAGAAGACATGTCACCTACCAATCATTTGCTTCTGCTCCTGAGGAGGGGCTGCTGCAAGCAAGGATGCTGTCAGTGGCTCCTGCCCCTGGATATGCACAGCAGGTTCTCCCACCTGgaggaaaaacagggaagaacAGCAACCAAAGGCTGGAAGGGATGTGAGTTACCTGGCTTGTAGGAACGGTGCTCAATACCAACCACAATGGGGCATTTCAGCCTTCCAAGACACTAGCACTGTCTCTTTATATTCAAACATCAGTTTCCAGAAAAGCTGGAGTCAAGCATCAGAGGTGTGTGGGATCCACAGCCCCCCACCAGCCCCTGGGAAAGGTCCCCACAGCACCGCTCACAGAGCCATGGGCATCCCTCAGGTCAGGTCAGAGCAGGACCAGGAATGTCACACtctggtggctgcagagcaCTTACCTGTGGAGCCACCATGGGTGGCATGTGCCCCATGGGCTGCAAGTTCCTGGCAGATGAGGAGTACTTATACTGCTGGGCACCCCGTGGCAGGGCAGATGAGGAGGGCAGCCGGGTGCTGACAGTCTGTGTCCCAATGTTGGCTGCAGTGGGGACAAGAACATTTGTGAGGAGTCCTTAATGCATGCCTATGCCAAGGAGGCTGAAGCCACAAGGACAGTGTGCTTGTCTGGAGGGCCTGAAAAGCCCTACATGGGCTCAAAGCAGCCCCCAGGTCAAAGGCTGcttccccagggcaggcagggcatTGCCAGCCTTGAGGTGGGGTGGTCTGATGTTGTACcaagggcaggagagctggcaaAGGCACCTACACCTCATCACCTCTCTTCCAGAAACACATCTGCATCAGCAGCCAGAGAATGGGAACAGCACTGAGGAGGGTGGGCTGCGAGACCCTTGTCTCCCAGCTCATCCTGAAGGGAAGTGAaggcagaaaaaggagaggacAATGACCAAAGGAGAGGGGACAAGGCACAGGCAGCCCTCCTGGTCCCACTGCTCACTTCAGCAACTAGACACTCAATGCCAAAGATAACTTTGGGCAAAATCCCATGAAGATGGGAAGGCTGTAGGCAGTCACTGCCCCAGGTAATCATGTGTGGAGGAGACACCCCAAGACCCAGGGccagcctcagcacagccaggcactTGGGATTCCAGCAAGGTCTGGTTCTCAGCTCCAAATCCCTCTAACATGAGTCCTGGCATTGGCAGCAGTTCATCCAGAGCCGGTAAGATTCCCTTCCTGTGCCCCAGAGATCCTTTCCCACCCTCTGCCTTTGAGCACTAAGCCCAGGTGCTGTGGCTGCATCACCATCTGCTTTAAGGATCATATTCAAGGTGTAGCCACCAACAGGACCACTCTGCACATCAGAGACCTGTCCCATTACCCGAAAGACCCCAACCTTCCCCAAAAGTTACATGTTTAGTTCCTCCAGACACTGCTCCAACTCCATCACACCATCAGACTCCTCCACGAGCAATCCCACAAACCAATCCACCCTCAGAGGAGACCTAAGCTCACAATAAGCACCCTTGCCACCACGGCGATGTCCCAGCCGGAAATCGTGGGGGTCCTTCCCCCACTCAcccactctctgggcctgggGGGGCACTCGGGGCACCTGGGTGGAGGCCTGCCTGGTGGTGCTGATGTTGGACAGCAGGCGCCGGGGTGGCACGGCAGCCCTCAGGATGGGGGTGGCCTCAGGATACACTGCTGTAGGGAGAGAACACACATAATGAAGCTGCTTGGGAGAAAAGGCATGGAGGGAGACGTGGGGGGAGTGACTGTGGCTAGGGACAGCTCAGGAGCACCTCACCTCTGGTGTCACTGCCAACATCTCGCATCCTGGTGCCCATCACCAGCACCCTGCATGCTTTTCCAAGATAGACCCCCATGGTTACACgctttgtgctgcttttaaagACCCTCAGTCCCCGGCTGAGCCTAGCTCGTGCCAAGAGCCCCCAGGGAGGGACAGGCAGACTCACGGGGAGGGCGGGAGGGCTGCGCACTCCAGCGAGTGGCAGGGCGGACTGGCACAACAGGGCTGGGGCCGTAGAAGGCAGCTCTGGTTTGTGGCTGGGGAACAAGAACACATTTTCCAACATcactggggagcagagctgagccagaACTAACCCAGAGCCTCTTGGTGGCTGCTGCACACAGACAGACAAGCCAAAACCATGTTCTGCAGGGTACCAGAATACTTTAAAGACCAAGCAACAGCCCTGCTGTCAGTATGTCCTCCAGCAGCTCTATTGAACTCCTCCTCAGGAGCTTCTGCACCTCTATAACCCTTCTCCCTTGCTCTCCATGCTCACACCCTCCCGCTAAATTCCACCTTGCTTTCTtcctctgaggagcagcagtaACTATGAAATGCCCAGCCCATTTCCTGGAGCACTCACGTGAGCCTGGAGCTCACATGGAAGCCCAGGCAGATCCCACTGGTTCCACAGGGTGTGCCCAGATCTGCCCAACCCAAACTCTGTTTCTCAGCCCAAGTGCCACCCCACTCCAGGGCAGACTTGGGTCCCTGTGCAAGGTTGCCATTGGGGAACAGGACTCACTTGTGGCATGGGGGGCAGGAAATACCCTGGAGGGGTCTGGAAAGAGCCCAGAAGAGGGCCAGGCAGGGCCCTCATGGTGGCCAATCTCTGCATGTACTGGTTGGTGAGGattgctttcctttcctctttcctttgaGCGAGCGCGACGTAGAGAGGCTTTGTGCTGACAATCCGCCCATTCATTTCTGTCACGGCCTTGGTGGCCTCTTCTGGGGAGGAGAAACAtacaaacccaaaccctttgCTGCGGCCACCATCCATCATCACCTAAAACAGGATTAGAACAGTCAGCTAAGTCCACAGATCGCTGCAGCATCCACAAAACACGGTgtgggggctgtgtgtgggatCCAGCCACAAGCACCTCATTTCGGTCCCCACACCCAGGGGGAGATGGATGGGGCTGTACCTATCCCACAGGTttccctggggaagggcaggattTGCTCAGGCAGCAGGTCTGGGAAATGAAGATGGCAAAGTCTGGAGATCAGGAGCCTGTGATTCCTGGGGGGAAATCTGTGTCTCAGCCTTGCAGGGCCCATGGGTCAGAAATGCCCTGGTGTTAaatgctgcaggagccagcatGGGATGGGGATCAGTGCCCTGACAAGAGCCAGGCAGCATCTGACCCTGGCAGGTCACAGGTAGCTGACCTTAAAGCCAGATCCCCCCTTACATGTTGCCTTCCAGAGAATCCTGACACCAGTCCCAGTGGTGTCAGGATTCTCTGGAATGCACCCAAAAGGCCAAATACCAGCTGTCACCCCACTGTCCCGAGAGAGGTGGCTTGTGGGTCATTTTCACTTGTATCAGTGTCACTGAGCAGCTGGGTAATATTCAGAATGTTGCAGCTTTAAGGTCCCACACCTGGCACCTTACCAGGGCCGGGGCAGCTcaacaaaactacaaaatatttgctcttcAGGACACTGCGCTGTGAAGGAGCATGTCCCTCAGGCCTGGTTTGAGATACAAGCTGTCAGCAGGGAAGTGTAATTCAACAGGATGATAATCCCTGTCCATCTCCAAGGGCTGAGTGCACTGGTTTAGTGACCCCAGGAGCTCCAGTGGCACCTCCAGTCCCTCACCTTGGCACTGGTGATGGTGCCATAGGGAGAGAACTCCTTCCTCAGCCTCTCGTCGTCTATCCCATCATCCAAGTTCTTCACATACAGGTTGACCCCCTGCacacaggtgaaaaaaaagcagcttggaATCCCATGGTTTGTCACACTGGATGCACATTtcaccagcagctcagctgcagggtGGGACATCCCACAGACACATCCCCTACAGGAGCAGTGGCATGGAGAGGGACCAGGATTGTGCATAAACTCCACTCGAAGTACAAACACCACAAGTGAAGAGGGCACCTACACCACCACTGTGAACCTGCTGAACCTCATGAAGCTGTCTCATTTCCAGACTAATATTTCTGGACATTAGCAGATCCATTTGTTCACTTCCCAACAGCATCCTGGGTTTAaatctctctcctctttcctgaTACGGCTTCCCAGGACACTCCCAGGCAGTGACCGGAGCCCTAATTGCAGGAGGTATCCACCATGCTGATCTGCTCtggagagctctgtgctgtccccgAGCTGAGAGTGTCCCTGGTGCAGacctgcaggacagagctgtcccCTTACCTGGTACCTGCTCACCCGCTCCTGCTTCATCTGCTCAAATTTCCTCTTGAGCTCGCTCTGGCGCTCCAGCCGCTTCTGGGCCCGGCCCACGTACAGCACCCGCCCGTTGAGCTCCTTCCCGTTCATGTCAGCCACCGCCTGCCAGGGCACGGGGGGCTCTCAGCAGGAAGCCCAtggccacagctctgctctccaccCACCGCAAGCAGAGACCTGCTCCCCCTTGCAGGTCCTGCCCATTCAGGTCCCCAGTGCCAGCTCCCAGACAAGCACAAGGCCGGTGAGGTTCCCCCCGAGGAGAGGTGGGAACATCACCAGGTGACAATCTCAGGGGAGAGATGGACAGGGAGGAGCCTCTTGCCTTCTGGGCTTCTTCGTGCTTCTCAAAGTTGACAAACCCGAAGCCCTTGGAGCGGCCGCTGTTGTCCGTCATGACCTTGACACTCAGTGtctttcctgcagcagggaaggaaagtCCAGTCCGAGGGGAGCCCAGCACGGGGGTGCTGCCAGCGTGCAGCACTCTGCTGGGAGCCACCACGAGagagcagcccagccaggagaCTGGACAGCCATGGAGGAGCCCAGCAAGAGGACAGACAACGGGATTCCCatgagggagggagaggaggctgtgaggTTGGGTGAGGGTGATCCCTCCAACCCGCGCTGCTGGTCTCATTGCCCTGGGCTCTTCAGCCTCTCCAGCCAGTGCAGTGAATTCCTTTGGCTAGAAAATCTCATCTCCTTTACACATGAATATGTAGACTGGGCTCATAGGAAGGATAACCACAAATCCCCTGGGATGACACTGACCAAGCATGGACAGTACTGCCCACGCGTTGGCACAACACTAAAATCCATCACAAGAGGCATCTTCCAGTAGTGGACTAAACTGAAAAGcctgttttctttaaattcagaCTCAGTAATTCTTATTCCAAGGATTCCTGTAACCAGACAGCATGCTGataacaagacaaaaaaaaaaaaaaaaaacaaaaacaacaaaaacccaaacaaacaaaaaaacccaaaacaaaacaaaaaaaaaaaaaaaacaaaaacaaaaaaaacccaaaaaaacccaaaaaacctcacctatccaaaaaaggaaaaatgtactttttcatGACAGCACCAAGTACAAGTTATCCTGTGTCACAGCAGGAAAGCACACGTAACATCCTGACAAATGAAGTGACAGCAGTCCTTTTATGTGGGAGATGTTTAAACAAGTCACACCTCACCTAGAAAAGGGGCTTGCTATTTCAGCCAAGCAC from the Sylvia atricapilla isolate bSylAtr1 chromosome 16, bSylAtr1.pri, whole genome shotgun sequence genome contains:
- the PABPC1L gene encoding polyadenylate-binding protein 1-like isoform X2; translated protein: MNASGPGYPLASLYVGDLHPDVTEAMLYEKFSPAGPIMSIRVCRDVATRRSLGYAYINFQQPVDAERALDTMNFEVIKGRPIRIMWSQRDPGLRKSGVGNIFIKNLDDSIDNKALYDTFSTFGNILSCKVVCDENGSRGYGFVHFETHEAATRAIETMNGMLLNDRKVFVGHFKSRKEREAEVGAKAIEFTNVYIKNFGDDMDDDRLREIFSKFGKTLSVKVMTDNSGRSKGFGFVNFEKHEEAQKAVADMNGKELNGRVLYVGRAQKRLERQSELKRKFEQMKQERVSRYQGVNLYVKNLDDGIDDERLRKEFSPYGTITSAKVMMDGGRSKGFGFVCFSSPEEATKAVTEMNGRIVSTKPLYVALAQRKEERKAILTNQYMQRLATMRALPGPLLGSFQTPPGYFLPPMPQPQTRAAFYGPSPVVPVRPATRWSAQPSRPPLYPEATPILRAAVPPRRLLSNISTTRQASTQVPRVPPQAQRVGEWGKDPHDFRLGHRRGGKGAYSNIGTQTVSTRLPSSSALPRGAQQYKYSSSARNLQPMGHMPPMVAPQVGEPAVHIQGQEPLTASLLAAAPPQEQKQMIGERLYPLIHVMHPSLAGKITGMLLEIDNSELLLLLESPDSLRSKIEEAVTVLQAHQGTETSHRGSAGAFLQ
- the PABPC1L gene encoding polyadenylate-binding protein 1-like isoform X3, giving the protein MNASGPGYPLASLYVGDLHPDVTEAMLYEKFSPAGPIMSIRVCRDVATRRSLGYAYINFQQPVDAERALDTMNFEVIKGRPIRIMWSQRDPGLRKSGVGNIFIKNLDDSIDNKALYDTFSTFGNILSCKVVCDENGSRGYGFVHFETHEAATRAIETMNGMLLNDRKVFVGHFKSRKEREAEVGAKAIEFTNVYIKNFGDDMDDDRLREIFSKFGKTLSVKVMTDNSGRSKGFGFVNFEKHEEAQKAVADMNGKELNGRVLYVGRAQKRLERQSELKRKFEQMKQERVSRYQGVNLYVKNLDDGIDDERLRKEFSPYGTITSAKVMMDGGRSKGFGFVCFSSPEEATKAVTEMNGRIVSTKPLYVALAQRKEERKAILTNQYMQRLATMRALPGPLLGSFQTPPGYFLPPMPQPQTRAAFYGPSPVVPVRPATRWSAQPSRPPPVYPEATPILRAAVPPRRLLSNISTTRQASTQVPRVPPQAQRVGEWGKDPHDFRLGHRRGGKANIGTQTVSTRLPSSSALPRGAQQYKYSSSARNLQPMGHMPPMVAPQVGEPAVHIQGQEPLTASLLAAAPPQEQKQMIGERLYPLIHVMHPSLAGKITGMLLEIDNSELLLLLESPDSLRSKIEEAVTVLQAHQGTETSHRGSAGAFLQ
- the PABPC1L gene encoding polyadenylate-binding protein 1-like isoform X1 — translated: MNASGPGYPLASLYVGDLHPDVTEAMLYEKFSPAGPIMSIRVCRDVATRRSLGYAYINFQQPVDAERALDTMNFEVIKGRPIRIMWSQRDPGLRKSGVGNIFIKNLDDSIDNKALYDTFSTFGNILSCKVVCDENGSRGYGFVHFETHEAATRAIETMNGMLLNDRKVFVGHFKSRKEREAEVGAKAIEFTNVYIKNFGDDMDDDRLREIFSKFGKTLSVKVMTDNSGRSKGFGFVNFEKHEEAQKAVADMNGKELNGRVLYVGRAQKRLERQSELKRKFEQMKQERVSRYQGVNLYVKNLDDGIDDERLRKEFSPYGTITSAKVMMDGGRSKGFGFVCFSSPEEATKAVTEMNGRIVSTKPLYVALAQRKEERKAILTNQYMQRLATMRALPGPLLGSFQTPPGYFLPPMPQPQTRAAFYGPSPVVPVRPATRWSAQPSRPPPVYPEATPILRAAVPPRRLLSNISTTRQASTQVPRVPPQAQRVGEWGKDPHDFRLGHRRGGKGAYSNIGTQTVSTRLPSSSALPRGAQQYKYSSSARNLQPMGHMPPMVAPQVGEPAVHIQGQEPLTASLLAAAPPQEQKQMIGERLYPLIHVMHPSLAGKITGMLLEIDNSELLLLLESPDSLRSKIEEAVTVLQAHQGTETSHRGSAGAFLQ
- the PABPC1L gene encoding polyadenylate-binding protein 1-like isoform X5, whose translation is MNASGPGYPLASLYVGDLHPDVTEAMLYEKFSPAGPIMSIRVCRDVATRRSLGYAYINFQQPVDAERALDTMNFEVIKGRPIRIMWSQRDPGLRKSGVGNIFIKNLDDSIDNKALYDTFSTFGNILSCKVVCDENGSRGYGFVHFETHEAATRAIETMNGMLLNDRKVFVGHFKSRKEREAEVGAKAIEFTNVYIKNFGDDMDDDRLREIFSKFGKTLSVKVMTDNSGRSKGFGFVNFEKHEEAQKAVADMNGKELNGRVLYVGRAQKRLERQSELKRKFEQMKQERVSRYQGVNLYVKNLDDGIDDERLRKEFSPYGTITSAKVMMDGGRSKGFGFVCFSSPEEATKAVTEMNGRIVSTKPLYVALAQRKEERKAILTNQYMQRLATMRALPGPLLGSFQTPPGYFLPPMPQPQTRAAFYGPSPVVPVRPATRWSAQPSRPPLYPEATPILRAAVPPRRLLSNISTTRQASTQVPRVPPQAQRVANIGTQTVSTRLPSSSALPRGAQQYKYSSSARNLQPMGHMPPMVAPQVGEPAVHIQGQEPLTASLLAAAPPQEQKQMIGERLYPLIHVMHPSLAGKITGMLLEIDNSELLLLLESPDSLRSKIEEAVTVLQAHQGTETSHRGSAGAFLQ
- the PABPC1L gene encoding polyadenylate-binding protein 1-like isoform X4, with amino-acid sequence MNASGPGYPLASLYVGDLHPDVTEAMLYEKFSPAGPIMSIRVCRDVATRRSLGYAYINFQQPVDAERALDTMNFEVIKGRPIRIMWSQRDPGLRKSGVGNIFIKNLDDSIDNKALYDTFSTFGNILSCKVVCDENGSRGYGFVHFETHEAATRAIETMNGMLLNDRKVFVGHFKSRKEREAEVGAKAIEFTNVYIKNFGDDMDDDRLREIFSKFGKTLSVKVMTDNSGRSKGFGFVNFEKHEEAQKAVADMNGKELNGRVLYVGRAQKRLERQSELKRKFEQMKQERVSRYQGVNLYVKNLDDGIDDERLRKEFSPYGTITSAKVMMDGGRSKGFGFVCFSSPEEATKAVTEMNGRIVSTKPLYVALAQRKEERKAILTNQYMQRLATMRALPGPLLGSFQTPPGYFLPPMPQPQTRAAFYGPSPVVPVRPATRWSAQPSRPPPVYPEATPILRAAVPPRRLLSNISTTRQASTQVPRVPPQAQRVANIGTQTVSTRLPSSSALPRGAQQYKYSSSARNLQPMGHMPPMVAPQVGEPAVHIQGQEPLTASLLAAAPPQEQKQMIGERLYPLIHVMHPSLAGKITGMLLEIDNSELLLLLESPDSLRSKIEEAVTVLQAHQGTETSHRGSAGAFLQ